In Erythrobacter sp. SG61-1L, the genomic window AACGATACTTGCGACAAACGCCTTTGCTGGACTTTGCCTCGCCAATCATCCGCGATCTCCTGGCGGCGCGGGGTTGGTGTGCATTGACCCCGTTCGAAAGAATCGGACAGGCTTACGCTTTTGTCCGTGACGAAACCGCCTTCGGCTACAACAGGTCCGATGACATTCCCGCATCGAAGGTTCTCAAGGACGGTTATGGTCAGTGCAACACCAAGGGAACCTTGTTGATGGCGCTTTTGCGGGCGCTGAAGATTCCGTGTCGCCTGCACGGATTTACCATCCACAAGGGATTGCAGCGCGGCGTTGTCCCTGAGCTGGTCTATCCCCTTGCCCCGAACAGCATCCTTCATAGCTGGGTCGAAATCGCGCATGATGGCCGCTGGATCAATCTCGAAGGCTTCATTCTGGATCGGCCCTTTCTTCAGGCGCTACAGGCGAAATTTGCCGGTGAGACGAACAGCCTGTGCGGCTACGGAGCCGGAACCGATTGCCTGTCGTCGCCGCCGATCGACTGGCTTGGGCAGGACACCTATATCCAGCGCACGGGGATCAACGCCGACTTGGGGCTGTTCGACAGTCCCGATGACTTCTACGCGCGCCACAGGCAGCGTTTGGGGACGGCTCGCGAATGGATGTATCAAAACTTCGTGCGGCACTGGATGAACCGGCGTGTTGAAAAGGTTCGGCAGGCAAGATTCCGAAAATCCCTCGCGGTCCAGCAACGCACGATCATCCGGAATGATGCAGAAACCGTTTAGGGTATGCAGCGCACGCCGCCCATATGGCGCTTTGCGGTGAAACCATAGACCGCTCCGATCCTTGTTGAATACCTGAATATAGGCTAGGGGGGTATCTTATGCCTCACCTCTCCAGAAACGACTCCGACCTCCTCGCCCGCGTAAAGCGCATCGCTGGGCAAGTCGCGGCCGTGGAACGCGGCCTGACTGAGAAAGCGCCCTGCGCCGATATTCTTCACCTCGTCGCAGCAGTGCGCGGCGCGGTGAACGGGCTGATGGACGAAATCATCGTTGATCATCTCGACCAGCATGTCGCAAAGCCTGGTCTCGGCGACGCCGAACGGGCGACGGGGGCGGCAGAACTGGCGACCGTGATCCGGCGCTATTCCAAATGACACGCGGCCCGGACCTTGCGCGATCGGTCGAAGCTCTCGCGCACGATCACAATTTCCTTGGCGCGGCACATGACGACAATGCCCGGCGCACGCGCATCGTCGTCGTCCTGACTTTCGCCATGATGATTGGCGAAATCGCCGCCGGCTATCTCACAGGCTCGATGGCGCTGCTTGCCGACGGCTTCCACATGGCGACCCATGCCGGTGCGCTCGGTGTCGCCGCCTTCGCCTACAGCTATGCCCGGCGCCATGCGGGCGATCGACGTTTCACCTTCGGAACCGGCAAGGTTGGTGAGCTGGCCGGTTTCGCCAGCGCCTTTGTTCTTGCCATCATCGCGCTTGGCATCGGCGTCGAATCCGTGAGGCGGCTCCTTGCCCCGACTGACATCGCGTATGCCGAAGCAATATGGATCGCGGTCCTTGGCCTGATCGTCAATCTCATCAGCGCCTGGCTGCTCGGCGGCGACCATCATCTCGATCACCATGACCATCACGGCCACGGTCATGCCCATCATGAGCATGACAACAATCTGCGCTCGGCCTATTTCCATGTGCTGGCCGACGCGCTCACCTCCATGCTCGCCATCGTCGCGCTCCTCGCCGGCCTTTATTTGGGTTGGCGCTGGATGGACGCGGCGATGGGCATCGTCGGCGCGGCCGTCATTGCCCGCTGGTCATGGGGCCTGCTGCGCGACAGTTCGGCCGTGCTCGTCGACGCCGCCGCCGATCCCAGTCTTGAAGAAGAAATCCGGAAGGCGGTCGAGGACGGCGATGCCAGGATTACGGATCTTCATATCTGGCGGGTCGGGCCAGGCAAGTTCGCCGCCATCGTCGCGCTCGTCGCGGAACGCCCCTTGCCACCCGACGATTACGCCAGACGTGTGCGCGTGCATGATGAGCTGGTTCATGTCACTATAGAGCCGCACCCGGCCTGAGAGGAGATAGGCCCATGCGCGAGCAACGCAGTCGCTATTCGACGGTTTCGATCCTGCTGCACTGGACCATCTTCGTGCTGATCTTCGCCAACGCGACCTTCGGTGGCTGGATGGAGGAAGCCGCCCCGAACGAAAAGCTGGACTATTACCAGCTTCACAAATCGGTTGGAATCACCGTCCTGTTGCTGAGCCTTGTCCGGCTTGGCTGGCGCATCGCCCATCCCTGGCCCCCCTTTCCAGATAATATGACGACATGGGAACGCATCATTGCGCGCGGCACGCATATCCTGTTCTATGTTTTGATGATGGGTGCACCTCTCCTTGGGTGGGCGGCAGCTTCGGCAGGCGGCTCCCCTGAAACACCACTTTTCGGTGCGCTCCCCGGCCCCAATTTACCAGTGCCGCAAGGGGAAGAACTGTCCGAGACGCTGGGTGGCCTTCACAAGGCAATGGTGAAGGCGATCTATGTCGTTCTAGGGTTGCATGTCCTTGGGGCGCTTAAACACCATTACCTCGACAAGGACGAGGTTCTTCACCGTATGCTGCCGTTGCTGCGCGATCCGCAGCGATGAATCGTCTATTCACCGCGAGTTCAATTGCCGTTCTTCAAATTGGCTCCGTTGGGCTTTTCGATGCCCAGGAGAGGTAGAATGAAATTTCTGATGATACTTGGCGCTGCCGCGCTTGCGGCCATGACGCCTTCGGTCGCGATGGCTCAGCATCATGGCGATCGCGGCAGTCATGAACGCAGCGTAAGCCGTCACGGCAACAGCGGCCACGTCGCGCCTTCCTACGGCCGCTACTACGATCAGCGGTATCGTGGCTACGACCGGCGTTATGGTTACGATCGCCACGAACGACGTTATGACCGGCATGACCGACCACGGCACGAACGTCGCCGCCATCATCAACGGCGCGGGCACCATTGACGAGGACGGGAGCTGATTTCTAGTTCTCACTCACACGCGTTGCCATGCGCGGCCGCTCCTTCCTGATGGGAACGATGGTGCATCACACAGCGCCGCTTGGAACCTGATTCATTCAGGGGCGATGGCGAAGCCGCCCTGTTCCTACCGTAGCCGGGCTTGGCACATCCTGCTCGCCGCTGGGTTCTTCCAGATCGGCGAGGATGGGACAGTCGGGCCGGTCATCACCCGCGCAGCAATCCACCAGTGTCCCGAGCGTGGCGGTCATCTGTTCGAG contains:
- a CDS encoding transglutaminase family protein, with protein sequence MDKRYLRQTPLLDFASPIIRDLLAARGWCALTPFERIGQAYAFVRDETAFGYNRSDDIPASKVLKDGYGQCNTKGTLLMALLRALKIPCRLHGFTIHKGLQRGVVPELVYPLAPNSILHSWVEIAHDGRWINLEGFILDRPFLQALQAKFAGETNSLCGYGAGTDCLSSPPIDWLGQDTYIQRTGINADLGLFDSPDDFYARHRQRLGTAREWMYQNFVRHWMNRRVEKVRQARFRKSLAVQQRTIIRNDAETV
- a CDS encoding cytochrome b; translation: MREQRSRYSTVSILLHWTIFVLIFANATFGGWMEEAAPNEKLDYYQLHKSVGITVLLLSLVRLGWRIAHPWPPFPDNMTTWERIIARGTHILFYVLMMGAPLLGWAAASAGGSPETPLFGALPGPNLPVPQGEELSETLGGLHKAMVKAIYVVLGLHVLGALKHHYLDKDEVLHRMLPLLRDPQR
- a CDS encoding metal/formaldehyde-sensitive transcriptional repressor, whose amino-acid sequence is MPHLSRNDSDLLARVKRIAGQVAAVERGLTEKAPCADILHLVAAVRGAVNGLMDEIIVDHLDQHVAKPGLGDAERATGAAELATVIRRYSK
- the dmeF gene encoding CDF family Co(II)/Ni(II) efflux transporter DmeF — translated: MTRGPDLARSVEALAHDHNFLGAAHDDNARRTRIVVVLTFAMMIGEIAAGYLTGSMALLADGFHMATHAGALGVAAFAYSYARRHAGDRRFTFGTGKVGELAGFASAFVLAIIALGIGVESVRRLLAPTDIAYAEAIWIAVLGLIVNLISAWLLGGDHHLDHHDHHGHGHAHHEHDNNLRSAYFHVLADALTSMLAIVALLAGLYLGWRWMDAAMGIVGAAVIARWSWGLLRDSSAVLVDAAADPSLEEEIRKAVEDGDARITDLHIWRVGPGKFAAIVALVAERPLPPDDYARRVRVHDELVHVTIEPHPA